A genomic region of Pseudomonas sp. KU43P contains the following coding sequences:
- the bglX gene encoding beta-glucosidase BglX yields the protein MMKLSMLGLAMGLASQAALAAPTAPPLQDKQAFIEHLISQMTEAEKIGQLRLISISPEMPRDKIREEIAAGRIGGTFNSRTAPENRPMQDAAMRSRLKIPMFFAYDTIHGERTIFPIGLGLASSWDMDAIAKVGRTSAIEASADALDMTFAPMVDIARDPRWGRTSEGFGEDTYLTSKIGQVMVRSFQGSSPANSDSIMAIVKHFALYGAVEGGRDYNTVDMSLPKMYNDYLPPYRAALDAGAGGVMVALNSINGVPATSNTWLMNDLLRKEWGFKGVTISDHGAIQELIRHGVARDGREAAKLAIKAGIDMSMNDTLYGQELPGLLKSGEVTQRELDQAVREVLGAKYDMGLFKDPYVRIGKAETDLKDYYSDDRLHRETARDVARRSLVLLENNKQTLPLKKAGTIALVGPLADAPIDMMGSWAGDGKPMHSVTVREGLRRAVEGKAKLVYAKGSNVTGDKAILDYLNYLNFDAPEIVDDPRPAAVLIDEAVKAAQQSDVVVAVVGESRGMSHESSSRTTLEIPASQRELIKALKATGKPLVLVLMNGRPLSIGWEREQADAILETWFSGTEGGNAIADVLFGDYNPSAKLAITFPRSVGQIPMHYNHTRIGRPYTPGKPGNYTSQYFEEPNGPLYPFGYGLSYSTFELSGLSLSNNTLKQGDSLQAKVTVKNTGKVDGETVVQLYLQDVSASMSRPVKELKNFQKLMLKAGESRTLTFRISEDDLKFYNGRLQHVAEPGEFNVQVGLDSEAVQQQSFELL from the coding sequence ATGATGAAACTGTCTATGCTGGGCCTGGCCATGGGCCTTGCCAGTCAGGCGGCCCTCGCCGCCCCCACCGCCCCGCCCCTGCAGGACAAGCAGGCATTCATCGAACACTTGATCAGCCAGATGACCGAAGCCGAAAAGATCGGCCAACTGCGCCTGATCAGCATCAGCCCGGAAATGCCACGCGACAAGATCCGCGAAGAAATCGCCGCCGGCCGTATCGGCGGCACCTTCAACTCGCGTACCGCCCCTGAAAACCGTCCGATGCAAGACGCTGCCATGCGCAGCCGGCTCAAAATCCCGATGTTCTTCGCCTACGACACCATCCACGGCGAACGCACGATTTTCCCAATCGGCCTGGGCCTGGCTTCCAGCTGGGACATGGACGCCATCGCCAAGGTCGGCCGAACTTCTGCCATCGAGGCATCCGCCGACGCCCTGGACATGACCTTCGCACCGATGGTCGACATCGCCCGCGACCCCCGCTGGGGCCGCACCAGCGAGGGCTTCGGTGAAGACACCTACCTCACCTCGAAGATCGGCCAGGTGATGGTCCGCTCCTTCCAGGGCAGCAGCCCGGCCAATTCCGACAGCATCATGGCCATCGTCAAGCACTTCGCCCTGTACGGCGCGGTGGAGGGCGGGCGCGACTACAACACGGTCGATATGAGCCTGCCGAAGATGTACAACGACTACCTGCCGCCCTACCGCGCCGCGCTCGACGCAGGTGCCGGCGGCGTGATGGTGGCGCTGAACTCGATCAACGGCGTGCCGGCCACCTCCAACACCTGGCTGATGAACGACCTGCTGCGCAAGGAGTGGGGCTTCAAGGGCGTGACCATCAGCGACCACGGTGCCATCCAAGAACTGATCCGCCATGGCGTCGCCCGTGATGGCCGTGAGGCGGCCAAGCTGGCGATCAAGGCCGGCATCGACATGAGCATGAACGATACCCTGTACGGCCAGGAACTGCCCGGGCTGCTGAAGTCCGGCGAAGTGACCCAGCGCGAACTGGATCAGGCCGTACGTGAAGTGCTTGGCGCCAAGTACGACATGGGCCTGTTCAAGGATCCCTACGTGCGGATCGGCAAAGCCGAAACCGACCTGAAGGACTACTACAGCGACGACCGCCTGCACCGCGAAACCGCTCGCGACGTGGCCCGTCGCAGCCTGGTGCTGCTGGAAAACAACAAGCAGACCCTGCCACTGAAAAAAGCCGGCACCATCGCCCTGGTCGGCCCACTGGCCGATGCGCCGATCGACATGATGGGCAGCTGGGCCGGCGACGGCAAACCGATGCACTCGGTGACCGTGCGCGAAGGCCTGCGCCGCGCCGTCGAGGGCAAGGCGAAGCTGGTGTATGCCAAAGGCTCCAACGTCACTGGCGACAAGGCGATCCTCGACTACCTGAACTACCTCAACTTCGACGCCCCGGAAATCGTCGACGACCCACGCCCGGCCGCCGTGCTGATCGACGAGGCAGTCAAAGCCGCCCAGCAGTCCGATGTGGTGGTGGCGGTGGTTGGTGAGTCCCGCGGCATGTCCCACGAATCGTCGAGCCGCACCACGCTGGAGATTCCGGCCAGTCAGCGCGAACTGATCAAGGCCCTGAAAGCCACCGGCAAGCCGCTGGTGTTGGTGTTGATGAACGGCCGTCCGCTGTCGATCGGCTGGGAACGCGAGCAAGCCGACGCCATCCTCGAAACCTGGTTCTCCGGCACCGAAGGCGGCAACGCCATCGCCGACGTGCTGTTCGGCGACTACAACCCGTCGGCCAAGCTGGCCATCACCTTCCCACGCTCTGTCGGGCAGATCCCGATGCACTACAACCATACGCGCATCGGCCGCCCCTACACGCCGGGCAAGCCGGGCAACTACACCTCGCAGTATTTCGAAGAGCCCAATGGCCCGCTGTATCCGTTCGGTTACGGCTTGAGCTACAGCACCTTCGAGCTGTCCGGGCTGAGCCTGTCGAACAACACGCTCAAGCAGGGTGACAGCCTGCAAGCCAAGGTAACGGTGAAAAACACCGGCAAGGTCGACGGCGAAACCGTGGTGCAGCTGTACCTGCAGGATGTGTCGGCATCCATGAGCCGCCCGGTCAAAGAACTGAAGAACTTCCAGAAGCTGATGCTCAAGGCCGGTGAGTCGCGGACCTTGACCTTCCGCATTAGCGAAGATGACCTGAAGTTCTACAATGGCCGACTGCAGCACGTGGCCGAGCCTGGTGAGTTCAATGTCCAGGTCGGGTTGGATTCCGAGGCCGTGCAGCAACAGAGTTTCGAACTGTTGTAG
- a CDS encoding SulP family inorganic anion transporter, with product MFLSRWLPGLANLLHYRREWFHADLQAGLSVAAIQIPIAIAYAQIVGLPPQYGLYACVLPMMIYALVGSSRQLMVGPDAATCAMIAGAVAPLALGDPQRTAELAVIVTVLVGVMLIAAGLARAGFIASFFSRPILIGYLNGIGLSLIAGQMSKVVGFKIEGDGFILSLINFVQRLVEIHWLTLAIGVAGLALLIWLPRRYPRLPAALVTVAVFTALVGLLGLDRLGVAILGPVPAGIPQLAWPQSNLAETKSLLRDALGIATVSFCSAMLTARSFAARHGYAINANHEFVALGVSNLAAGISQGFAISGADSRTAVNDMVGGKSQLVGIIAALVIALILLFFTAPMAWIPQAALGAVLLMAGWGLIDIKSLGRIRRLSRFEFWLCLLTTVGVLGLGVLPGIMVAVTLAILRLLYSIYQPTDAVLGWLPGTEGQVDIRKHKEARTVPGLVVYRFDDAILFFNADYFKMRLLEAVQSQAAPKAVLFDAEAVSNIDVSGIAALREVRDTLAAQGVYFAIARARGTFLRMLVRSGMAREMEEKLLFGSVRAGIRAYRVWRNRSRKGPEAE from the coding sequence ATGTTTCTGTCTCGCTGGCTTCCGGGCCTCGCCAACCTGCTGCACTACCGCCGCGAGTGGTTCCATGCCGACCTGCAGGCCGGCTTGTCGGTCGCTGCCATCCAGATCCCCATCGCCATCGCCTACGCACAGATCGTCGGCCTGCCGCCCCAGTACGGCCTGTATGCCTGCGTACTGCCGATGATGATCTATGCCCTGGTGGGCAGCTCACGGCAACTGATGGTCGGCCCGGATGCCGCGACTTGCGCGATGATCGCCGGTGCCGTGGCACCGCTGGCCCTGGGCGACCCCCAGCGAACCGCCGAACTGGCGGTGATCGTCACCGTGCTGGTGGGGGTGATGCTGATTGCCGCCGGGTTGGCCCGTGCCGGCTTCATTGCCAGCTTCTTCTCACGGCCGATCCTGATCGGCTACCTCAACGGTATCGGCCTGAGCCTGATCGCCGGGCAGATGTCCAAGGTGGTGGGGTTCAAGATCGAGGGTGACGGTTTCATCCTCAGCCTGATCAACTTCGTGCAGCGCCTGGTTGAAATTCACTGGCTGACCTTGGCCATCGGCGTGGCCGGGCTGGCCCTGCTGATCTGGCTGCCACGCCGCTACCCGCGACTGCCGGCGGCGTTGGTCACCGTCGCCGTCTTCACCGCGCTTGTGGGCCTGCTGGGCCTGGACCGCCTGGGTGTTGCCATCCTCGGCCCGGTGCCGGCCGGTATCCCGCAACTGGCCTGGCCACAGAGCAATCTGGCAGAAACCAAGAGCCTGTTGCGTGACGCCCTGGGTATCGCCACCGTCAGTTTCTGCAGCGCCATGCTCACGGCTCGCAGCTTCGCCGCCCGGCACGGTTATGCAATCAATGCCAACCATGAATTCGTCGCCCTCGGCGTGAGCAACCTGGCGGCGGGCATTTCCCAGGGGTTTGCCATCAGCGGCGCCGACTCGCGCACGGCGGTCAACGACATGGTCGGCGGCAAGAGCCAGCTTGTGGGCATCATCGCCGCGCTGGTGATCGCCCTGATCCTGCTGTTCTTTACCGCACCCATGGCGTGGATCCCGCAGGCCGCGTTGGGAGCAGTACTGCTGATGGCCGGCTGGGGGCTGATCGATATCAAGTCACTGGGGCGCATCCGGCGCCTGAGTCGCTTCGAGTTCTGGCTGTGCCTGCTGACCACGGTTGGGGTACTCGGGCTGGGCGTGCTGCCGGGCATCATGGTGGCCGTGACCCTGGCGATCCTGCGCTTGCTCTACAGCATCTACCAACCCACCGACGCCGTGCTGGGCTGGCTGCCGGGCACCGAGGGCCAGGTAGACATCCGCAAGCACAAGGAAGCTCGCACCGTCCCAGGCCTGGTGGTGTATCGCTTCGACGACGCCATCCTGTTCTTCAACGCCGACTACTTCAAGATGCGCCTGCTCGAAGCCGTGCAAAGCCAGGCAGCCCCCAAGGCGGTGCTGTTCGATGCCGAGGCGGTGAGCAACATCGACGTCAGCGGCATCGCCGCGTTGCGCGAGGTACGCGACACCCTGGCGGCGCAAGGCGTGTACTTCGCCATCGCGCGCGCCCGCGGCACCTTCCTGCGCATGCTGGTGCGCTCCGGGATGGCACGGGAAATGGAGGAGAAACTGCTGTTCGGTTCGGTGCGGGCGGGGATCCGGGCGTATCGGGTGTGGCGTAACAGGAGTCGTAAAGGACCTGAAGCGGAGTAA
- a CDS encoding ATP-binding protein: protein MPFTVRALRLGLITLLILAGTALSAGWAMHQAKRQAMEDDARRASQQLGLYANSLHTLIDRYRALPAVLALDPELIEALRGPVGEPIQDALNRKLERINGAANSSTLELLDRTGLAVAASNWRLPTSYVGSNYGFRPYFKQTRSQGSGRFYAVGVTSGVPGYFLASAVNDEHGRFLGAMVVKLEFPELEREWRQGSDILLVSDARGITFIANQDGWRYRELQPLSGADRAELAETRQYDKQPLVPLQHQVLTRFANNSQLSRVQGPDGPAEYLWESLPLAGEGWTLHLLRKPQVAADGRNAALGAAAVWLSLVFAGLFVSQRWRLARLRQRSRDELKRQVEERTRELRTAQEGLVQSAKLAALGQMSAAMAHEINQPLTTQRMQLETLRLLLDHGRHEEARKALEPLEQMLTRMAALTGHLKTFARNSPGGLRERLDLANVVDQALQLLDTRIRAEEVEVALYLARPAWVRGDAIRLEQVLINLLRNALDAMADKRYKRLEIRIEPDNTQWRLSVLDSGGGIADADLAKVFDPFFTTKPVGEGLGLGLAISYGIIIEAGGQLQAENLPGGARLSLTLPRDLEPVC from the coding sequence ATGCCCTTCACCGTTCGCGCCCTGCGTCTGGGGCTGATCACCCTGCTGATCCTGGCCGGTACCGCGCTCAGCGCCGGCTGGGCCATGCACCAGGCCAAGCGCCAGGCCATGGAAGACGATGCTCGCCGAGCCAGCCAGCAATTGGGGCTGTATGCCAATTCGCTGCACACCCTGATCGACCGCTACCGTGCACTGCCCGCAGTGCTGGCGCTGGACCCGGAGCTGATCGAAGCCTTGCGCGGCCCGGTCGGCGAACCGATACAGGACGCCCTCAACCGCAAGCTCGAACGCATCAACGGCGCCGCCAACTCCTCGACCCTCGAATTGCTCGACCGCACCGGGCTGGCAGTGGCCGCCAGCAACTGGCGCCTGCCGACCTCCTACGTGGGCTCCAACTACGGCTTTCGCCCTTACTTCAAGCAAACCCGCAGCCAGGGCAGTGGCCGCTTCTATGCAGTCGGGGTGACCAGTGGCGTACCGGGTTACTTTCTCGCCAGCGCGGTCAACGACGAGCATGGGCGCTTCCTCGGCGCCATGGTGGTGAAACTCGAATTCCCCGAGCTCGAACGCGAGTGGCGTCAGGGCAGCGATATCCTGCTGGTCAGCGACGCACGCGGCATCACCTTCATCGCCAACCAGGACGGTTGGCGCTATCGCGAACTGCAACCGCTCAGTGGCGCCGACCGTGCCGAACTGGCTGAAACCCGTCAGTACGACAAGCAACCGCTGGTGCCGCTGCAGCACCAGGTACTGACCCGGTTCGCCAATAACAGCCAGCTCAGCCGCGTACAAGGCCCCGACGGGCCCGCCGAATACCTGTGGGAAAGCCTGCCGCTGGCGGGTGAAGGCTGGACCCTGCACCTGCTGCGTAAACCGCAGGTGGCCGCAGATGGCCGCAACGCCGCGCTGGGCGCCGCCGCCGTCTGGCTGAGCCTGGTGTTCGCTGGGCTGTTCGTCAGCCAGCGCTGGCGCCTGGCCCGCCTGCGCCAGCGCAGCCGTGATGAACTCAAGCGTCAGGTCGAGGAGCGTACCCGCGAGCTGCGCACCGCTCAGGAGGGCCTGGTGCAGTCGGCCAAGCTGGCCGCCCTCGGGCAGATGTCGGCGGCCATGGCCCACGAGATCAACCAGCCCCTGACCACCCAGCGCATGCAACTGGAAACCCTGCGCCTGCTGCTCGACCATGGCCGCCATGAAGAAGCGCGCAAGGCCCTGGAACCCCTGGAGCAGATGCTCACGCGCATGGCCGCGCTGACCGGCCACCTGAAGACCTTCGCCCGCAACAGCCCAGGCGGCTTGCGCGAGCGCCTGGACCTGGCCAACGTGGTCGATCAGGCTTTGCAATTGCTCGACACCCGCATCCGTGCCGAAGAGGTCGAAGTGGCGTTGTACCTGGCGCGCCCAGCCTGGGTGCGGGGCGATGCAATCCGCCTGGAGCAAGTGCTGATCAACCTGCTGCGCAATGCCCTCGACGCCATGGCCGACAAACGCTACAAGCGCCTGGAAATCCGCATCGAGCCCGACAATACGCAATGGCGCCTGAGCGTGCTCGACTCGGGCGGCGGTATCGCCGACGCCGACCTGGCCAAGGTCTTCGACCCATTCTTCACCACCAAACCGGTCGGCGAAGGGCTCGGCCTGGGCCTGGCCATTTCCTATGGCATCATCATCGAGGCTGGCGGCCAGCTACAGGCCGAGAACCTGCCCGGTGGCGCCCGCCTGAGCCTTACCCTGCCCCGCGACCTGGAGCCTGTATGTTGA
- a CDS encoding sigma-54-dependent transcriptional regulator gives MLNSVIVVDDEASIRSAVEQWLSLSGFSVQLYARAEECLTHLPRHYPGVIISDVRMPGMGGLQLLERLQADDPDLPVILLTGHGDVPMAVEAMRNGAYDFLEKPFTPQHLLGSLRRALEKRQLVLENRRLHEQADLKSRLETTLLGMSQGLQQLRRQVLDLANLPVNVLIRGETGSGKERVARCLHDFGPRADKPFVALNCAAIPESLFEAELFGHESGAFTGAQGKRIGKLEYANGGTVFLDEIESMPLAQQAKLLRVIQEQKLERLGANQSISVDLRIIAATKPDLLEEARAGRFREDLAYRLNVAELRLAPLRERREDIPLLFEHFARAAAQKLGRSAPPLAATQLTQLLSHDWPGNVRELANAAERHALGLGSPNLEDAPAGQSLAEQMEAFEAQCLRAALRMHKGEIKGVMEALQLPRRTLNEKMQRHGLVREDFVLRE, from the coding sequence ATGTTGAATTCGGTGATCGTCGTCGATGATGAGGCGAGCATCCGCAGCGCCGTCGAACAGTGGCTGAGCCTGTCCGGCTTCAGCGTGCAACTGTACGCCCGCGCCGAGGAGTGCCTGACACACCTGCCGCGGCACTATCCGGGCGTGATCATCAGCGATGTACGCATGCCAGGCATGGGTGGCCTGCAGTTGCTCGAGCGCCTGCAGGCCGATGACCCGGACCTGCCAGTAATCCTGCTGACCGGCCATGGCGACGTGCCGATGGCTGTGGAAGCCATGCGCAACGGCGCCTACGACTTCCTGGAAAAACCCTTCACCCCGCAACACCTGCTGGGCAGCCTGCGCCGGGCACTGGAGAAACGCCAGCTCGTGCTGGAGAACCGCCGCCTGCATGAACAGGCCGACCTCAAGTCGCGCCTTGAAACCACCCTGCTGGGCATGTCTCAGGGCCTGCAACAGTTACGCCGACAGGTACTGGATCTGGCCAACCTGCCGGTCAATGTGCTGATCCGGGGCGAAACCGGCAGCGGCAAGGAGCGGGTAGCCCGCTGTCTGCACGATTTCGGCCCGCGGGCCGACAAGCCTTTCGTCGCGCTCAACTGTGCCGCGATCCCCGAGTCGCTGTTCGAGGCCGAGCTGTTCGGTCACGAGAGCGGTGCGTTCACCGGCGCACAAGGCAAGCGCATCGGCAAGCTGGAATACGCCAACGGTGGCACGGTGTTTCTTGACGAAATCGAAAGCATGCCGCTGGCCCAGCAGGCCAAGTTGCTGCGGGTGATCCAGGAGCAGAAGCTGGAACGGCTGGGGGCCAACCAGAGTATCAGCGTCGACCTGCGGATCATCGCCGCGACCAAACCCGACCTGCTCGAAGAGGCTCGCGCCGGGCGTTTTCGCGAAGACCTGGCATATCGCCTCAACGTGGCGGAACTGCGCTTGGCGCCATTGCGCGAACGGCGGGAGGACATTCCGTTGCTGTTCGAGCATTTCGCCCGGGCCGCGGCGCAAAAGCTGGGTCGCAGCGCCCCGCCCCTGGCGGCCACGCAACTGACCCAGTTGCTGTCGCACGACTGGCCGGGCAACGTGAGAGAGCTGGCCAATGCGGCGGAGCGGCATGCATTGGGCCTGGGCTCGCCCAACCTTGAAGACGCGCCTGCCGGCCAGTCATTGGCCGAGCAGATGGAGGCATTCGAGGCACAATGCCTGCGGGCGGCGTTGCGCATGCACAAGGGCGAGATCAAGGGCGTGATGGAAGCCCTGCAGTTGCCAAGGCGGACGTTGAACGAAAAGATGCAGCGCCATGGATTGGTGCGGGAGGACTTTGTTCTCCGCGAATAA
- a CDS encoding class I SAM-dependent methyltransferase: MSASTSASPAPDARAQFLDLLNAALHGNTLVKLVLARHVGADQTLQRIIGKPLLVKGQASLSLVYRHQTRDITRNLPVDQALMLVAELLPESFRNAHLFDADGEVQLTFSKKGKPMIQRHGAQAPRESAATAVHDREKKRYLELSRPFLRDLGVTDAQGALIPSMSRKWKQINKFIEVFDHALANAPVPAHQALRVADFGSGKGYLTFAMHDYLRNTLGREAQVTGVELRQDMVDLCNAAAARLEHPGLEFQCGDVRSVVPEAIEVMIALHACDVATDYAIHTGIRCNAAIIMCSPCCHKQIRPQLHSPGLLQPMLQYGLHLGQQAEMLTDSLRALYLEACGYETKVFEFISLEHTNKNKMILAVKRKQPLAPGALLEKIAQLKAFYGVQEHCLETLLREDGLIPSNP; encoded by the coding sequence ATGTCCGCCAGTACTTCCGCTTCCCCAGCGCCGGATGCGCGCGCCCAGTTCCTCGACCTGCTCAACGCTGCCCTGCACGGTAATACGCTGGTCAAGCTGGTGCTGGCGCGCCATGTCGGCGCCGACCAGACCTTGCAGCGCATCATCGGCAAACCCTTGCTGGTGAAAGGGCAGGCCAGCCTGTCGCTGGTCTATCGCCACCAGACCCGTGACATCACCCGCAACCTGCCCGTGGACCAGGCCCTGATGCTGGTCGCCGAGCTGCTGCCGGAAAGCTTTCGCAATGCCCACCTGTTCGACGCCGATGGCGAAGTGCAGCTGACCTTCAGCAAGAAGGGCAAACCGATGATTCAGCGCCATGGTGCGCAGGCACCACGCGAGAGTGCTGCCACTGCCGTTCATGATCGGGAGAAGAAGCGCTACCTGGAGCTGTCGCGGCCGTTCCTGCGCGACCTCGGCGTGACTGATGCGCAGGGGGCGTTGATCCCGTCGATGTCGCGCAAGTGGAAGCAGATCAACAAGTTCATCGAAGTCTTCGACCACGCTTTGGCCAATGCTCCCGTGCCGGCGCACCAGGCGCTTCGGGTGGCCGACTTCGGTTCGGGCAAGGGCTACCTGACTTTCGCCATGCACGACTACCTGCGCAATACCCTGGGCCGCGAGGCGCAGGTGACGGGGGTCGAGCTGCGCCAGGACATGGTCGACCTGTGCAATGCTGCAGCTGCGCGCCTGGAGCATCCGGGCCTGGAGTTCCAGTGCGGCGACGTGCGCAGCGTGGTTCCCGAGGCCATCGAGGTTATGATCGCCCTGCATGCCTGCGACGTCGCCACCGACTACGCCATCCACACCGGCATCCGCTGCAATGCCGCGATCATCATGTGCTCGCCGTGCTGCCACAAGCAGATCCGACCTCAACTCCACAGCCCCGGGCTGCTGCAGCCGATGCTGCAATATGGCCTGCACCTGGGGCAGCAAGCGGAAATGCTCACCGACAGCTTGCGTGCCCTGTATTTGGAAGCCTGTGGCTACGAGACCAAGGTGTTTGAGTTCATCTCGCTGGAGCACACCAACAAGAACAAGATGATTCTTGCGGTGAAGCGCAAGCAGCCGCTGGCACCTGGGGCGTTGCTGGAGAAGATTGCGCAGCTCAAGGCGTTTTATGGGGTGCAGGAGCATTGCTTGGAGACGTTGTTGCGTGAGGATGGGTTGATTCCGAGTAATCCTTGA
- a CDS encoding TPM domain-containing protein, translated as MTPLDEYEQRQVAEAIARVERRTDAQLVTVLARRADDYAYLPLFWAAVLALAVPGLAQWLLGWPGVRGLLVANVLLFIALCLLLRSPRLAVWLIPAALRRWRASSLARQQFREQNLQGTTAATGVMIFVAEAERHVEIIVDQGIDRHFDAQARAEIVARLAEQVRQGRTLQGFVECIEACGELLCQHVPRTHARNELPNRLVILD; from the coding sequence ATGACCCCTCTTGATGAATACGAACAGCGCCAGGTCGCCGAGGCCATCGCCCGCGTCGAACGGCGCACCGACGCCCAGCTGGTGACCGTGCTGGCGCGGCGTGCCGATGACTACGCCTATCTGCCTTTGTTCTGGGCCGCAGTGCTGGCACTGGCGGTCCCGGGGCTGGCGCAGTGGCTGCTCGGTTGGCCCGGTGTACGTGGGCTGCTGGTGGCCAATGTGCTGCTGTTCATCGCCCTGTGCCTGCTGCTGCGCAGCCCGCGCCTGGCTGTTTGGCTGATCCCCGCCGCATTGCGCCGTTGGCGCGCTTCGAGCCTGGCGCGGCAACAGTTTCGCGAACAGAACCTGCAGGGCACGACCGCAGCCACCGGGGTGATGATTTTCGTCGCCGAGGCGGAGCGGCATGTGGAAATCATCGTCGACCAGGGCATCGACCGTCATTTCGATGCCCAGGCGCGGGCAGAGATCGTTGCGCGCCTTGCCGAGCAGGTGCGCCAAGGGCGGACCTTGCAGGGTTTTGTCGAGTGCATCGAGGCGTGCGGCGAGTTGTTGTGCCAGCACGTGCCGCGCACCCACGCGCGTAATGAACTGCCCAACCGTCTGGTGATTCTCGACTGA
- a CDS encoding DUF4917 family protein, with translation MPALDAYLDTWPALAQRHPCDALLLGNGASRALWKPFGYFSLYEEAQRAGRKKGLAISDQALFKSLGTELFEPVLSTLNHTVRANAALAINSTAPLNRYYSIKEGLIHAIRTVHLPWSLMPAATLASINQALRGYRSIYTSNYDLILPWAMQHAAQGFAHLFDEQGFFDVRRTRTEGTRVMHLHGGLHLLKLPDGSTRQRSADSAELLDGFAVNIPGEVPLFVNEDRSEEKLRAIRSSDYLGWCLGQLAQESQGLCLFGQHLDKSDQHLLEAIRQARPAHLSIAIRPLGEASVLNQKRHFVERFADLKATELHFFDASSHPLGQAELAVEVPQRRR, from the coding sequence ATGCCTGCACTCGACGCCTACCTCGACACCTGGCCGGCTCTCGCCCAGCGCCATCCCTGCGACGCCTTGCTACTAGGCAATGGCGCCAGCCGTGCATTGTGGAAACCCTTCGGCTACTTCTCGCTGTACGAAGAGGCACAGCGGGCCGGACGCAAGAAAGGCCTGGCGATCAGCGACCAGGCCTTGTTCAAGTCACTGGGCACGGAGCTGTTCGAGCCGGTTCTGAGCACGCTCAACCATACCGTGCGCGCCAACGCGGCGCTGGCGATCAACTCCACCGCGCCATTGAACCGCTACTACTCGATCAAGGAAGGCTTGATCCACGCCATACGCACTGTGCATCTGCCCTGGTCGCTGATGCCCGCTGCTACGCTGGCGTCGATCAACCAGGCCCTGCGTGGTTACCGCAGCATCTACACCAGCAACTATGACCTGATCCTGCCCTGGGCCATGCAGCACGCTGCGCAAGGTTTCGCGCACCTGTTCGACGAGCAGGGTTTCTTCGACGTACGCCGCACCCGTACCGAGGGTACCCGGGTGATGCACCTGCACGGCGGACTGCACCTGCTCAAGCTGCCTGATGGCAGCACCCGCCAACGCAGCGCCGACAGCGCCGAGCTGCTCGACGGGTTTGCCGTGAACATTCCGGGTGAAGTGCCTTTGTTCGTCAATGAAGACCGCAGCGAAGAAAAGCTGCGGGCGATCCGCAGTTCGGACTACCTGGGGTGGTGCCTGGGGCAATTGGCGCAGGAAAGCCAGGGTCTATGTCTGTTCGGGCAGCATCTGGACAAGAGTGATCAGCACCTGCTCGAGGCCATTCGCCAGGCACGGCCGGCGCATCTGTCGATTGCCATCCGGCCGTTGGGCGAAGCTTCGGTGCTCAATCAGAAACGGCATTTTGTTGAGCGATTTGCTGATCTGAAGGCGACGGAGCTGCATTTCTTCGATGCAAGCTCCCATCCACTTGGGCAAGCAGAGCTGGCCGTCGAGGTGCCTCAGCGCCGTCGCTGA